A genomic segment from Nitratiruptor sp. YY08-10 encodes:
- a CDS encoding 7TM diverse intracellular signaling domain-containing protein, with product MKRVCLLFLFFHTLFAQTILLDENHIKNITPFTKYYLDKNSSLHPDYLLHHKQLWKPTKSKALLLGYQYDATLWLLFRLKNPFDKTITKVLEYDYPIQEKIWLYDINNSKMYKSGYRLKPLPAFHITHPFFLHFKPHEEKLFLLKAQNNNVGFIAKLNILDPSYYEIKNENDKLITILFLGAMSALIAYNIFLLFMTEDASYLYYVLMVSSFLLLELFESGFFPLFFENFTMSTTAIYTLLLIMALSIIMFTVEFLQTKKNFPKIHAFLQSLIVSTLILYLLNITEIVSTTPQRIIYMVMFLIMIVIGLYAYFKGYKHTIYYIIGWILLFVVAVLLGLRQAGFISWIDNFPHLGKLFIFLEAILFSMALSARINAYKAEKERATKLLLEKKEIEKAKLEAYAEQKTQELTKALEEKNVLLKELHHRVKNNLQIIISLLRLQSDKLSDQKMQSILTEAESRIRALSSVHEMLYKSDNIAYINAQDYIQMLANELQHLFSTKNIDIHVHSNVNFTMDKAIYTGLIINELLTNAFKHAFPDNKGAIFITLGQKEDLYILTIRDTGKGLNNSNISKESLGLKLVDILVHHQLKGKIDIDTSLGTKYTITF from the coding sequence ATGAAAAGAGTCTGTCTACTTTTTCTTTTTTTCCATACTCTCTTTGCACAAACAATTTTGCTTGATGAAAACCATATAAAAAATATCACTCCTTTCACCAAATACTATCTTGACAAAAACTCCTCTTTGCACCCAGATTATCTTTTGCATCACAAGCAGTTATGGAAGCCAACAAAATCCAAGGCATTACTGCTTGGCTACCAGTATGACGCCACACTTTGGCTTCTTTTTCGACTCAAAAACCCTTTTGATAAAACTATCACAAAAGTTTTGGAATATGATTATCCCATACAGGAAAAAATTTGGTTATATGACATCAACAACTCAAAGATGTACAAAAGTGGATACCGATTAAAACCGCTGCCCGCATTTCATATTACGCATCCGTTTTTCTTGCATTTCAAACCCCATGAAGAAAAGCTTTTTTTACTCAAAGCGCAAAATAACAATGTAGGTTTCATCGCCAAACTCAATATACTGGATCCATCCTATTATGAAATTAAAAATGAAAATGACAAACTCATCACCATTCTTTTTTTAGGTGCGATGTCAGCACTCATCGCATACAATATTTTCCTACTGTTTATGACAGAAGATGCAAGTTATCTCTACTATGTCCTTATGGTCAGTTCATTTCTTTTATTGGAGCTTTTTGAATCCGGTTTTTTCCCTCTCTTTTTTGAAAACTTTACTATGAGTACAACCGCTATCTATACACTCTTGCTTATTATGGCACTTTCGATTATTATGTTTACGGTAGAGTTTTTACAAACGAAAAAAAACTTTCCAAAAATTCATGCATTCCTACAAAGTCTGATTGTTTCCACACTCATTTTATATCTGCTTAACATTACAGAAATTGTCAGTACAACACCTCAACGCATTATCTATATGGTTATGTTTCTTATCATGATCGTCATCGGTCTATACGCCTATTTCAAAGGATATAAACATACCATTTATTATATCATCGGATGGATTTTGCTCTTTGTGGTAGCAGTCTTACTCGGTCTGAGACAAGCCGGATTTATCTCCTGGATAGACAATTTCCCGCATTTGGGTAAACTCTTTATTTTTTTAGAGGCAATTCTTTTTTCCATGGCTTTATCTGCAAGAATCAATGCATACAAAGCAGAAAAAGAGCGTGCCACGAAACTGCTTTTAGAAAAGAAAGAGATAGAAAAAGCAAAACTTGAAGCTTATGCCGAACAAAAGACACAGGAACTCACAAAAGCGCTCGAAGAGAAAAATGTTTTGCTTAAAGAGCTTCATCATCGAGTAAAAAACAATCTTCAAATCATTATCTCTCTTTTACGATTGCAATCTGACAAGCTGAGCGATCAAAAAATGCAATCAATCCTAACAGAAGCAGAAAGTCGTATCAGAGCATTGAGTAGTGTCCATGAAATGCTCTATAAAAGTGACAATATAGCCTATATCAATGCACAAGATTATATTCAGATGCTCGCGAATGAACTGCAGCATCTTTTTTCAACAAAAAATATTGATATTCATGTGCACAGTAATGTAAACTTTACCATGGATAAAGCGATATACACAGGTCTCATCATCAATGAACTCCTCACAAATGCATTTAAGCATGCTTTCCCCGACAACAAAGGAGCAATTTTTATTACGTTAGGACAAAAAGAAGATTTATATATTTTAACAATCCGAGATACGGGAAAGGGACTTAACAACTCAAACATATCTAAAGAGAGCCTTGGTTTGAAGCTTGTTGATATTTTGGTACATCATCAGCTCAAGGGAAAGATCGATATCGATACTTCCCTTGGCACAAAATATACAATCACGTTTTAA
- the pyrF gene encoding orotidine-5'-phosphate decarboxylase, which translates to MQLCVALDLPSKQENIALAQSLKNYDIWLKVGLRSYIRDGKEFLEEIKQINPNFHIFLDLKLYDIPNTMADAAEEIAKLGVEMFNIHASAGKEAMQSVMQRVKQFPNPPLVLAVTVLTSFNEEQFRSIYNDSIENKAKQFAKEAYEAGLDGVVCSVYESDLVKDITSKNFITLTPGIRPFGENAGDQKRVADINLAKAKQVDFIVIGRPIYQAKNPAEVVERILTNL; encoded by the coding sequence ATGCAGCTTTGCGTGGCACTAGATCTACCCAGTAAACAAGAAAATATCGCTCTTGCACAATCACTGAAAAATTATGATATTTGGCTCAAAGTGGGTCTTCGAAGCTATATACGAGATGGAAAAGAGTTTTTGGAAGAGATCAAACAGATCAATCCCAATTTTCATATTTTTCTTGATTTGAAACTCTATGATATTCCAAATACGATGGCAGATGCCGCTGAGGAGATCGCAAAACTTGGCGTTGAGATGTTCAACATCCACGCCAGTGCAGGCAAAGAAGCAATGCAAAGTGTTATGCAAAGAGTAAAGCAGTTTCCAAATCCTCCTCTGGTTTTGGCAGTCACCGTCCTTACCTCGTTCAATGAGGAACAGTTTCGATCTATTTATAATGATTCGATCGAAAACAAAGCAAAACAGTTTGCCAAAGAGGCCTATGAAGCAGGTTTGGATGGAGTTGTATGCAGTGTCTATGAGAGCGATCTTGTCAAAGATATCACAAGCAAGAATTTTATCACATTGACTCCGGGTATACGACCTTTTGGAGAAAATGCAGGTGACCAAAAACGTGTGGCAGATATTAATCTGGCAAAAGCAAAGCAAGTGGATTTCATCGTCATAGGAAGACCTATCTATCAGGCAAAAAATCCTGCCGAAGTTGTGGAAAGAATATTGACAAACCTCTGA
- a CDS encoding DNA mismatch repair protein, with amino-acid sequence MFDKEYLSNLLNDKKKLLTQIYFDLQKYFEQLYGENTVVLMEVGSFFEVYELNTPQEKIGKAKEIAEFLNIQLTRKNKSILEISVSNPLMAGVPNFALERYLNRLIQSKKYTVVLIKQKGEPPHVKRYLANIISPGTNFDYQIDPTENFIASIIIGENRGIYYAGYAAVDVTTGKSFVNEMYSTREDKTFALDEVFTLLQTYNTAELILSFEGNVDKEFVYNYLEIPSHFTYHENKSRLKIAYQNELFARVFAINSILSPIEYLDLERYPYASESLGILLDFIIDHDPAIVEKLQKPSFIGSSHFVYLGNNALEQLNIISRDPDEMTLLKLLDKTSTPIGKRVLKERLLNPIQDKKELRRRYAMIEKLLPHFKVVEVLLKQVYDIERILRRIKLKKAHPFEINYLHTSLYYIEKLAQVLETLDMGVESFSMEEVYAFRKSIEAVFDLEQSAKYRKEQIDANIFKPGVNLFIDQIETQIAQTLEKLHTIQRHIASFCDKQESVQLGWLESEGFHIALTKNRFMQIEKELLQSFVTIDNEHYFLKDFQIKKLKNSVKLTHEIIEDLSKEYTALQARLVSLVKKSYTDVLMDIELRYSALMEKLITFIGEIDFSISGAKCAKEFNYAKPEIVDEAILEFVALRHPIIESREENGIYIPNDIYLGEPIDPQCDHVTLEASDNKPVQGILLYGINSSGKSSLMKSVGIAVIMAQAGMFVPAASMRFGLVDKIFTRIVSKDNLYKGLSTFAVEMLELKNIFNRATHRSLVLGDEISHGTETYSALSIVGAAIQRLYEIGSKFIFATHLHQLSSIEPIQSLERLVFLHLGVTYDEVNDRLIYDRKLQIGSGSTLYGLEFAKALHMDKIFLEYAYNLRKKLTNEYSEVELLKQKRRSRYNKGVYLTKCAICNEVVEEVHHISPKAKAKGGFIDHFKANHKFNLIPLCAKHHKMVHEGKLLINGFVMSDEGLKLHFTEIENKEGR; translated from the coding sequence TTGTTCGACAAAGAGTATCTTTCCAATCTTTTGAACGATAAGAAAAAGCTTCTTACCCAAATCTATTTTGATCTTCAAAAATACTTTGAACAGCTGTATGGTGAAAATACGGTAGTACTCATGGAAGTGGGCTCTTTTTTTGAAGTATACGAGCTCAATACTCCTCAAGAAAAGATAGGTAAAGCAAAAGAGATCGCAGAATTTCTCAATATTCAGCTGACCCGTAAAAATAAATCGATTCTTGAGATCAGTGTTTCCAATCCTTTGATGGCAGGGGTGCCAAATTTTGCATTGGAACGCTACCTCAATAGGCTTATACAGAGCAAAAAATATACGGTCGTTTTGATCAAACAAAAGGGTGAGCCGCCCCATGTGAAGCGCTATCTTGCCAATATTATCTCGCCTGGAACAAATTTTGATTATCAGATAGATCCTACAGAAAATTTCATAGCATCCATCATCATTGGAGAAAACAGGGGAATCTATTACGCCGGCTATGCAGCGGTCGATGTGACGACGGGAAAATCGTTTGTCAATGAGATGTATTCAACAAGAGAGGATAAGACATTTGCCCTTGATGAGGTATTTACGCTTTTACAAACATACAATACGGCTGAGCTGATTTTGAGTTTTGAAGGAAATGTGGATAAAGAGTTTGTTTACAACTATCTTGAAATTCCTTCACATTTCACATACCATGAAAATAAAAGTCGTTTAAAAATCGCTTATCAAAATGAACTTTTTGCAAGAGTTTTTGCTATCAATTCCATTCTTTCGCCTATCGAATATCTTGATCTTGAACGCTATCCCTATGCAAGTGAGAGTCTTGGAATTCTGCTTGATTTTATCATTGACCATGATCCGGCTATTGTGGAAAAACTCCAAAAACCATCATTCATAGGTAGCAGCCATTTTGTCTATCTTGGAAACAATGCTTTAGAGCAGCTCAATATCATTTCTCGTGATCCAGATGAGATGACTTTATTGAAACTTTTGGATAAAACTTCCACACCTATAGGGAAAAGGGTTCTTAAAGAGCGGCTGCTTAATCCTATTCAAGATAAAAAGGAGTTGAGACGTCGTTATGCGATGATAGAGAAGTTGCTGCCCCATTTCAAAGTTGTGGAGGTTCTGCTCAAGCAGGTGTATGACATTGAACGAATTTTACGGCGTATCAAACTAAAAAAAGCACACCCTTTTGAGATCAACTATCTTCATACCTCTTTGTACTATATCGAAAAACTGGCACAAGTTTTAGAAACCCTTGATATGGGTGTAGAAAGTTTCAGTATGGAAGAGGTATATGCATTTAGAAAATCGATCGAAGCAGTTTTTGATCTGGAACAGAGTGCGAAATATCGCAAAGAGCAGATTGATGCGAATATTTTCAAGCCAGGGGTCAATCTTTTTATTGATCAAATCGAAACACAAATTGCGCAAACACTTGAAAAGTTACATACTATTCAAAGGCATATCGCCTCTTTTTGCGACAAGCAAGAAAGCGTTCAACTTGGATGGTTGGAGAGTGAGGGATTTCATATTGCTTTGACGAAAAATAGATTTATGCAGATCGAAAAAGAGCTTTTGCAAAGTTTTGTCACCATCGACAATGAACACTACTTTTTAAAAGATTTTCAGATTAAAAAGCTCAAAAACAGTGTAAAACTGACTCATGAAATTATCGAAGATCTCTCAAAAGAGTACACCGCACTGCAAGCAAGACTTGTATCCTTAGTTAAAAAGAGTTATACAGACGTATTGATGGATATTGAGCTTCGATATAGTGCTTTAATGGAAAAGCTTATTACATTCATTGGAGAAATTGACTTTTCCATTAGCGGTGCGAAGTGTGCCAAGGAGTTTAACTACGCAAAACCCGAAATTGTGGACGAAGCGATTTTGGAGTTTGTCGCTCTTCGCCATCCTATCATAGAATCACGAGAAGAGAATGGTATCTACATTCCCAATGATATCTATCTTGGAGAGCCTATCGATCCACAATGCGATCATGTGACATTAGAGGCAAGTGACAATAAACCGGTACAAGGTATCTTGCTTTATGGTATCAATTCAAGCGGGAAAAGCTCTTTGATGAAAAGTGTCGGAATTGCAGTGATCATGGCACAAGCTGGAATGTTTGTACCAGCTGCATCGATGCGATTTGGACTAGTTGACAAGATTTTTACAAGAATCGTCTCAAAAGATAATCTTTACAAAGGGCTTTCCACTTTTGCAGTTGAGATGTTGGAGCTCAAAAATATTTTTAACCGTGCGACACATCGCTCACTGGTGCTTGGAGATGAGATCAGTCATGGGACGGAAACCTATTCTGCGCTATCGATTGTTGGTGCAGCGATACAAAGACTCTATGAGATAGGCAGTAAGTTCATTTTTGCAACCCATTTGCATCAATTGAGCAGTATTGAACCTATTCAATCTTTAGAGCGTCTTGTCTTTTTACATCTTGGTGTCACGTATGATGAAGTAAATGATCGGTTGATCTACGATAGAAAGCTTCAAATTGGCTCAGGAAGTACACTGTATGGTCTTGAGTTTGCAAAAGCTCTTCATATGGATAAAATATTTTTAGAGTACGCTTATAACCTGAGAAAAAAATTGACAAATGAATACAGTGAGGTCGAACTTCTCAAACAAAAAAGGCGAAGTAGATATAATAAAGGAGTGTATCTTACAAAATGTGCGATATGCAACGAAGTTGTAGAAGAGGTGCATCATATCAGTCCGAAAGCGAAAGCAAAGGGTGGTTTTATCGACCATTTCAAAGCAAATCACAAATTCAATCTCATTCCGCTTTGCGCGAAGCATCACAAAATGGTCCATGAGGGAAAATTGTTGATCAATGGATTTGTGATGAGCGATGAAGGATTGAAGCTTCATTTTACAGAGATCGAAAATAAGGAGGGAAGATGA
- a CDS encoding tetratricopeptide repeat protein, protein MIQKAVDMFEKDRYEEALPIFKQLAKDGNAEAMYYLGMMYYEGWGVEKDEKAAVEWWKKANRRGSLDAKYMLQIICATSSVFARE, encoded by the coding sequence ATGATACAAAAAGCGGTGGATATGTTTGAAAAAGATAGATATGAAGAAGCACTGCCGATTTTTAAACAACTGGCAAAAGATGGCAATGCTGAAGCGATGTACTATCTTGGTATGATGTATTATGAAGGATGGGGAGTTGAAAAGGATGAGAAAGCGGCAGTAGAGTGGTGGAAAAAGGCAAATAGACGAGGAAGTCTTGATGCCAAATATATGCTGCAAATTATCTGCGCTACCTCAAGTGTTTTTGCAAGGGAGTAG
- a CDS encoding glycerophosphodiester phosphodiesterase → MSLIKEKLSMKPFGIVAHRGGGGESVENTVAGIEYALSIGADIIEVDIRSTKDGRLILLHDPDLTRIAGIMQEVHDVDFDELQKYKVFGKEPIATLNDALHTVGGRCGLFLEVKEPEITEQVIKMVLQQGVKEWVAIISFYEEVIEKTKVMDPQITAGLVYSKPPGKIKEAKAIGADFVLPHYKIATQKANRFAHALGLKVVAWTVNEESLMMECIEKGVDVVATDFPSMALELREKMDAGRD, encoded by the coding sequence ATGAGTCTCATTAAAGAAAAATTATCGATGAAGCCTTTTGGTATCGTGGCGCATCGTGGCGGAGGAGGAGAGAGTGTCGAAAATACAGTTGCAGGAATTGAGTATGCGCTTTCCATAGGAGCCGATATTATCGAAGTGGATATTCGAAGTACTAAAGATGGCAGACTCATTTTGCTACACGATCCGGATTTAACTCGTATTGCAGGCATCATGCAAGAAGTGCACGATGTGGATTTTGATGAGTTGCAAAAGTATAAAGTCTTTGGAAAAGAGCCAATTGCTACACTCAATGATGCTTTACACACAGTTGGCGGTAGATGCGGGCTCTTTTTAGAGGTCAAAGAACCTGAAATTACTGAACAGGTTATCAAGATGGTTTTGCAACAGGGAGTAAAGGAGTGGGTTGCGATCATCAGTTTTTATGAAGAGGTGATTGAAAAAACCAAAGTGATGGATCCTCAGATTACCGCTGGTCTTGTTTACAGTAAGCCACCTGGAAAAATCAAAGAAGCAAAAGCGATTGGAGCCGATTTTGTCTTGCCTCACTACAAGATAGCGACACAAAAAGCAAATCGATTTGCCCATGCACTGGGATTGAAAGTGGTTGCTTGGACGGTCAATGAAGAGTCTTTGATGATGGAGTGTATTGAAAAAGGTGTGGATGTTGTAGCCACGGATTTTCCAAGTATGGCTTTGGAGTTAAGAGAAAAGATGGATGCGGGAAGGGATTAG
- the groES gene encoding co-chaperone GroES has product MNFQPLGNRVLVERVDEPEKTPSGIIIPDNAKEKPLEGNVLAIGPEVEEEGHIKVSDRVVFAKYSGTEITLEGKEYLILQTDDILGILK; this is encoded by the coding sequence ATGAATTTCCAACCACTTGGAAACAGAGTTTTAGTAGAGAGAGTAGATGAGCCTGAAAAGACACCATCTGGAATCATTATTCCTGATAATGCAAAAGAAAAGCCACTTGAGGGAAATGTTTTGGCAATAGGTCCTGAAGTTGAAGAAGAGGGACACATCAAAGTTAGTGATAGAGTTGTTTTTGCGAAATACAGCGGAACAGAAATCACGCTTGAAGGCAAAGAGTATCTGATTTTACAAACAGATGATATTTTAGGAATTTTGAAATAA
- the groL gene encoding chaperonin GroEL (60 kDa chaperone family; promotes refolding of misfolded polypeptides especially under stressful conditions; forms two stacked rings of heptamers to form a barrel-shaped 14mer; ends can be capped by GroES; misfolded proteins enter the barrel where they are refolded when GroES binds) produces the protein MAAKEIHFSDIARGELFEGVKKLADAVKVTMGPRGRNVLIQKSFGSPSITKDGVSVAKEIELPNTVENMGAQLVKEVASKTADEAGDGTTTATVLAYNIFKEGLRNITAGANPIEVKRGMDKAAEAIVTELKKIAKEVKDKKEIAQVATISANNDPKIGELIAEAMEKVGKDGVITVEEGKSLQDELEVVEGMQFDRGYLSPYFVTDTEKMEAVLENAYILLYDKKISNMKDLLPVLEKVVQTGNKPLLIIAEDIEGEALATLVVNKLRGTLNVCAVKAPGFGDRRKAMLQDIAILTGGQVISEEVGRTLESATLEDLGQADRIVVDKENTTIVGGKGDKAAVEARIKEIKAQIEQTTSEYDKEKLQERLAKLAGGVAVIKVGAATETEMKEKKDRVDDALAATKAAVEEGIVIGGGTALVRAANKVNLDLCGDEKIGAEIILRAIKAPLKQIAENAGFDPGVVANNVENAENENTGFNAATGEYVDMFEAGIVDPAKVERVALQNAVSVASLLLTTEATVSEIKEEKPAAPAPDMGGMGGMGGMGF, from the coding sequence ATGGCAGCAAAAGAGATTCATTTTAGTGATATTGCAAGAGGAGAACTTTTCGAAGGTGTTAAAAAACTGGCAGACGCTGTAAAAGTTACTATGGGCCCACGTGGTCGAAATGTTTTGATTCAAAAATCTTTTGGTAGCCCAAGCATCACTAAAGACGGTGTAAGTGTTGCAAAAGAGATAGAACTACCAAACACTGTTGAAAATATGGGTGCACAGCTTGTAAAAGAGGTTGCAAGCAAAACTGCCGATGAAGCGGGTGATGGAACAACTACCGCAACAGTACTTGCATACAATATTTTCAAAGAAGGTTTAAGAAACATTACAGCCGGTGCAAACCCAATCGAAGTAAAACGCGGTATGGACAAAGCTGCTGAAGCGATTGTTACTGAACTCAAAAAAATCGCAAAAGAAGTAAAAGATAAAAAAGAGATTGCACAGGTGGCAACAATCTCTGCAAACAACGATCCAAAAATCGGTGAGTTAATCGCAGAAGCGATGGAAAAAGTTGGAAAAGATGGTGTAATTACAGTTGAAGAAGGCAAATCGCTTCAAGATGAGCTTGAAGTCGTTGAGGGTATGCAATTTGATAGAGGATACCTCAGCCCATACTTTGTAACTGATACTGAAAAGATGGAAGCAGTACTTGAAAATGCATATATCTTGCTTTACGATAAAAAAATCAGCAATATGAAAGATTTGCTTCCAGTACTTGAAAAAGTTGTTCAAACTGGCAACAAACCACTTCTCATTATCGCTGAAGATATCGAAGGCGAAGCACTTGCGACACTTGTTGTAAACAAACTACGAGGTACACTCAATGTATGTGCTGTTAAAGCGCCAGGATTTGGTGACAGAAGAAAAGCGATGCTTCAAGATATTGCGATCTTGACTGGTGGTCAAGTGATCAGCGAAGAAGTTGGTAGAACTCTTGAGAGCGCAACACTAGAAGATCTTGGACAAGCTGATAGAATCGTAGTAGACAAAGAAAACACTACAATCGTTGGCGGAAAAGGCGACAAAGCAGCAGTTGAAGCAAGAATCAAAGAGATTAAAGCACAAATCGAGCAAACAACAAGCGAATATGACAAAGAAAAACTTCAAGAGCGACTTGCAAAACTTGCTGGCGGGGTAGCAGTTATCAAAGTTGGTGCTGCGACTGAGACTGAAATGAAAGAGAAAAAAGACCGAGTAGATGACGCATTGGCAGCTACTAAAGCAGCTGTTGAAGAAGGTATCGTTATCGGTGGTGGTACTGCACTTGTTCGAGCAGCGAACAAAGTAAATCTTGATCTATGCGGCGATGAGAAAATCGGTGCTGAAATTATTCTTAGAGCTATCAAAGCACCTCTCAAACAAATTGCTGAAAACGCTGGATTTGATCCAGGTGTTGTAGCAAACAATGTTGAAAATGCTGAAAATGAAAACACTGGATTCAACGCTGCAACTGGTGAATATGTAGATATGTTTGAAGCTGGAATTGTAGATCCAGCAAAAGTTGAGCGAGTAGCATTGCAAAATGCAGTATCAGTTGCTAGCCTGCTTCTAACCACAGAAGCGACTGTCAGCGAAATCAAAGAGGAAAAACCTGCAGCTCCTGCTCCTGATATGGGCGGAATGGGTGGAATGGGCGGAATGGGATTCTAA
- a CDS encoding YtfJ family protein, whose amino-acid sequence MKKVFMLSTIVCFLMALEIGTIPKRVILEKDKGGKIDGSVFDTASIKGKVYLIIYSDPDKRNLNEPFFEKVKAKNFDRNRYVSIAIINMAATWIPNFLLNAILKTKQKKYPYTIYVKDNKKVLVHAWHLPDNDQVVIIFDQNGRVRYIEHGKLSQQEQERALHILEELINESH is encoded by the coding sequence GTGAAAAAGGTTTTTATGCTTTCTACAATTGTATGTTTTTTGATGGCATTGGAGATAGGAACGATTCCTAAACGTGTTATACTGGAAAAAGATAAAGGCGGTAAAATTGATGGAAGTGTTTTTGATACGGCTTCGATAAAAGGGAAAGTCTACTTGATTATATATTCGGATCCTGATAAGAGGAATCTGAATGAACCCTTTTTTGAAAAGGTAAAAGCAAAAAACTTCGATAGGAACAGGTATGTCTCCATTGCTATCATAAATATGGCTGCGACCTGGATTCCTAATTTTTTATTGAATGCCATATTGAAAACAAAACAGAAAAAGTATCCATATACCATATATGTCAAGGACAACAAAAAAGTTTTGGTTCATGCATGGCACCTGCCGGATAACGATCAAGTGGTGATAATTTTTGATCAAAATGGAAGGGTTCGATATATCGAGCATGGGAAATTGTCACAACAAGAGCAAGAGAGGGCCTTACATATTTTAGAGGAGCTTATCAATGAGTCTCATTAA
- a CDS encoding Sir2 family NAD-dependent protein deacetylase, with product MIEVAADLIKCSQYLLITVGAGMGVDSGLPDFRGVHGFWRAYPAAKRLGLRFEELANPRWFEENPKLAWAFYGHRLHLYRKTDPHIGFRLLLEIAQQKKDYFVVTSNVDGQFQKAGFDEMKIDEVHGSIHYLQCTKPCCERIWSAEGIEIHINEDLFLAKDPLPKCPYCGAIARPNILMFGDWNWISRREEAQNRRFEHFMQEAQKSLVIVEIGAGTAVPTIRLLGERISQNYNVPLIRINPREEEGATVGLALGGKEAIRKIYEVLQ from the coding sequence ATGATTGAAGTAGCCGCAGATTTGATAAAATGTTCCCAATATCTTCTCATTACGGTCGGGGCTGGTATGGGTGTTGACAGTGGCCTTCCCGACTTTAGAGGAGTTCATGGATTTTGGAGAGCCTATCCGGCGGCGAAGAGACTTGGCCTTCGGTTTGAAGAGTTGGCAAATCCTAGATGGTTTGAGGAAAATCCAAAACTTGCATGGGCATTTTATGGCCATCGTTTGCATCTTTACCGAAAAACAGATCCACATATAGGTTTTCGATTGCTTTTGGAGATTGCTCAACAAAAAAAGGACTATTTTGTGGTGACATCAAATGTGGATGGACAGTTTCAAAAGGCCGGTTTCGATGAAATGAAAATCGATGAAGTTCACGGAAGCATTCACTATTTGCAATGTACAAAACCTTGCTGTGAACGTATATGGAGTGCCGAAGGAATCGAAATTCATATAAATGAAGATCTTTTTTTGGCAAAAGATCCTCTGCCAAAATGTCCCTATTGTGGTGCAATTGCCAGGCCTAATATCTTGATGTTTGGGGATTGGAATTGGATTTCTAGGCGCGAAGAGGCGCAAAATCGACGTTTTGAACATTTTATGCAAGAAGCTCAAAAATCATTGGTGATTGTGGAGATTGGAGCCGGTACTGCAGTACCTACCATTCGTCTTTTAGGTGAACGAATATCACAAAATTATAATGTCCCTTTAATTCGTATCAATCCAAGAGAAGAAGAGGGGGCTACCGTCGGTCTTGCATTGGGAGGCAAAGAGGCAATAAGAAAAATATATGAGGTCCTACAGTGA
- a CDS encoding response regulator: MKKRILIVEDESLVAFEIQSALEQVGFDCTAITDDANDAIEAVRKSRPDVIIMDIYLANGTNGIDACRMLKKEFDIPIIFLTAYSDQTTLREALDCQPDGYLIKPFRRPELYAAINLALGKNRFDNTILELCKGVQYDKNRSVLKKEDQEIALTKKERELLHLLLQNRGKLVSFERIEYELWPQKPVSETTRRTLIHRLRSKLSKDCLKSVPGIGCMLQ, from the coding sequence ATGAAAAAACGAATTTTGATAGTGGAAGATGAAAGCCTCGTTGCTTTTGAAATCCAAAGTGCGCTAGAACAGGTCGGTTTTGATTGTACAGCGATAACAGACGATGCGAATGATGCTATTGAGGCTGTGCGAAAAAGCAGGCCGGATGTGATTATTATGGATATCTATCTTGCAAATGGTACGAATGGTATCGATGCATGCAGGATGTTAAAGAAAGAGTTTGATATACCTATAATTTTTCTAACAGCCTATTCGGATCAAACAACGCTTCGCGAAGCACTTGATTGTCAACCTGACGGATATTTGATCAAACCTTTTCGAAGACCCGAACTCTATGCAGCTATCAATCTTGCTTTAGGTAAAAATCGTTTTGATAATACTATATTGGAGTTGTGTAAAGGCGTACAGTATGATAAAAACAGATCGGTGCTGAAAAAAGAGGATCAAGAAATAGCGTTGACAAAAAAAGAGAGAGAGTTGCTTCATCTGCTTCTTCAAAACAGAGGAAAACTTGTTTCCTTTGAAAGAATCGAATATGAACTGTGGCCCCAGAAACCCGTAAGTGAAACGACACGTAGAACGCTCATACATAGACTTCGCTCAAAACTCTCAAAAGATTGTCTCAAAAGCGTTCCTGGTATTGGATGCATGCTTCAATAA